The Felis catus isolate Fca126 chromosome X, F.catus_Fca126_mat1.0, whole genome shotgun sequence genome includes a region encoding these proteins:
- the ZC4H2 gene encoding zinc finger C4H2 domain-containing protein isoform X1 yields the protein MADEQEIMCKLESIKEIRNKTLQMEKIKARLKAEFEALESEERHLKEYKQEMDLLLQEKMAHVEELRLIHADINVMENTIKQSENDLNKLLESTRRLHDEYKPLKEHVDALRMTLGLQRLPDLCEEEEKLSLDYFEKQKAEWQTEPQEPPIPESLAAAAAAAQQLQVARKQDTRQTATFRQQPPPMKACLSCHQQIHRNAPICPLCKAKSRSRNPKKPKRKQDE from the exons GAACAAGACACTGCAGATGGAGAAGATCAAGGCACGTTTGAAGGCTGAGTTTGAGGCCCTTGAATCAGAGGAGAGGCACCTGAAAGAATACAAGCAAGAGATGGACCTGTTGCTACAGGAGAAGATGGCCCATGTGGAGGAACTCCGACTGATCCATGCTGATATCAATGTG ATGGAAAACACCATCAAACAGTCTGAGAATGACCTAAACAAGCTGCTAGAGTCTACACGGCGGCTGCATGATGAGTATAAGCCACTGAAGGAACATGTGGATGCCCTGCGCATGACTCTAGGCCTGCAGAGGCTCCCTGACCTATGTGAAGAGGAGGAGAAGCTGTCCTTGGA TTACTTTGAGAAGCAGAAAGCAGAGTGGCAGACGGAGCCTCAGGAGCCCCCCATCCCTGAGTCCCTGGCCGCTGCAGCCGCTGCTGCCCAACAACTCCAGGTGGCTAGAAAGCAGGACACTCGGCAGACAGCCACCTTCAGGCAACAGCCTCCACCTATGAAA GCCTGCTTgtcatgtcatcagcaaattcATCGGAATGCACCTATATGTCCTCTGTGCAAAGCCAAGAGTCGGTCCCGGAACCCCAAAAAGCCAAAACGGAAGCAGGATGAATGA
- the ZC4H2 gene encoding zinc finger C4H2 domain-containing protein isoform X2 — MADEQEIMCKLESIKEIRNKTLQMEKIKARLKAEFEALESEERHLKEYKQEMDLLLQEKMAHVEELRLIHADINVMENTIKQSENDLNKLLESTRRLHDEYKPLKEHVDALRMTLGLQRLPDLCEEEEKLSLEPACHVISKFIGMHLYVLCAKPRVGPGTPKSQNGSRMNEEMENT, encoded by the exons GAACAAGACACTGCAGATGGAGAAGATCAAGGCACGTTTGAAGGCTGAGTTTGAGGCCCTTGAATCAGAGGAGAGGCACCTGAAAGAATACAAGCAAGAGATGGACCTGTTGCTACAGGAGAAGATGGCCCATGTGGAGGAACTCCGACTGATCCATGCTGATATCAATGTG ATGGAAAACACCATCAAACAGTCTGAGAATGACCTAAACAAGCTGCTAGAGTCTACACGGCGGCTGCATGATGAGTATAAGCCACTGAAGGAACATGTGGATGCCCTGCGCATGACTCTAGGCCTGCAGAGGCTCCCTGACCTATGTGAAGAGGAGGAGAAGCTGTCCTTGGA GCCTGCTTgtcatgtcatcagcaaattcATCGGAATGCACCTATATGTCCTCTGTGCAAAGCCAAGAGTCGGTCCCGGAACCCCAAAAAGCCAAAACGGAAGCAGGATGAATGAAGAGATGGAGAATACATAG